The Halorhodospira halophila region TACCTGGCCGGCCATCTCAAGCGCGCCGGCTACGACAACATTCGGTTCATCGACGCGATGACCAACAACTTCTCCGACGAGTACATCCGCGAGGAGCTGGAGAAGGAAAAACCGGACATCGTGGCGACGACGGCGATCACGCCTTCGATCTACGTCGCCGAGCGAAGCCTGGAGATCGCCAAGGAGGTTGACCCCGAGGTCGTCACCCTCATCGGCGGTATCCACCCGACCTTCATGTACAAGCAGGTCCTCAGCGAGGCGCCCTGGATTGACGCCGTGGTCCGTGGCGAGGGTGAGGAGATCATGGTCAACCTCGCTCGCGCGGTTGACGAGGGGCGCTGGCCCGATGAGCGCGAGTCCATCCTCGGGATCGCTTACCGCGACGGCGAACAGATCGTCGCCACGCCGGCGGCGCCGACCATCAAGGACCTCGACAGCATCGAGCCGGACTGGGGCATCCTGGAGTGGGAGAAGTACACCTACATCCCGCTCAACACCCGAGTCGCCATCCCCAACATGGCGCGGGGCTGCCCGTTCACCTGCTCGTTCTGCTCGCAGTGGAAGTTCTGGCGCGACTACCGGATCCGCGATCCGAAGAAGGTCGTGGACGAGATCGAGAAGCTTGCCGACGAGCACGACGTCGGATTCTTCATCCTTGCCGACGAAGAGCCGACCATCAACCGCAAGAAGTTCATCGAGTTCTGTCAGGAGCTGATCGACCGCGGACTCCCGGAACGCGGCATCCTCTGGGGCATTAACACCCGTGTCACCGACGTGCTGCGCGACGAGGAACTCCTGCCCTTCTACCGCAAGGCCGGCCTGATCCACGTCTCGCTGGGCACAGAGGCAGCCGCGCAGCTCAAGCTGGACCGGTTCAACAAGGAGACCACCGTCGCCCAGAACAAGAAGGCGATCGAACTCCTGCGCAACGCCGGGATCGTGGTCGAGGCTCAGTTCATCGTTGGTCTCGAGAACGAAACCGCCGAGACGCTCGAAGAGACCTACCAGATGGCCCAGGACTGGAAGCCGGACCTGGCCAACTGGGCCATGTACACCCCCTGGCCGTTCTCGGACCTGTTCCGCGAGCTCAAGGACACCGTGGAGGTGTACGACTTCGAGAAGTACAACTTCGTGACGCCGATCATCAAGCCGCAGGCCATGGACCGCGGCGAGTTGCTCGATCGCACGATGAGCAACTACCGGCGCTTCTACATGCGCAAGGCGCTGTTCTCCTACCCGTGGGCGGGGACCGGTGACCGGCGCAAGTATCTCTTCGGCTGCCTCAAGGCCTTCCTCAAGGCTGGCTTCCAGCGCAAGTTCTACGACCTGGGTAAGCATGGCTACTGGGGTCCGCAAACCCGGAAGAAGGTCAGCGAGAACATCGAGAAGAACTTCGACAAATCGCGGACCCTTTCCGAGGCACAGCGGGCGGAGTACGAGGAGCACGCATCCAAAGAAGAAATCAAGGCTGCCCGGTCTCACAAGGCGGGCACGGAGACGGAACGCACCCCGGCGGAAGCCACCGTGCAGGTCCACCGGGACGGAGTCCCCGGCAAGGACAAGCAGCAGAAGGCGGCTGAGACCGACGAAGTCTGAGGGTTCCAGAGTGGACGCAGCGACCGGGCAACATGAAGAGGCCCGCATCGGGCCGAACGCGATCCTTCAGGTTGCGGCGGCGTTGTCCGCCCTCGAAGACGAGGATACCGCCCGGCGGTGCTTTGACGCCGCTGGGCTATCCGACTGGCTCGAGCATCCCCCAGAGGCGATGGTTCCGGAGTCAACGGTCGCCGCACTCCACCAGTGCGTACGACGCGAACTCGGCGCCGACCGGGGCGCGCGGGTGATGCGCGAGGCGGGCG contains the following coding sequences:
- the bchE gene encoding magnesium-protoporphyrin IX monomethyl ester anaerobic oxidative cyclase yields the protein MRIVFIHPNYSSGGAEIAGNWPPAWVAYLAGHLKRAGYDNIRFIDAMTNNFSDEYIREELEKEKPDIVATTAITPSIYVAERSLEIAKEVDPEVVTLIGGIHPTFMYKQVLSEAPWIDAVVRGEGEEIMVNLARAVDEGRWPDERESILGIAYRDGEQIVATPAAPTIKDLDSIEPDWGILEWEKYTYIPLNTRVAIPNMARGCPFTCSFCSQWKFWRDYRIRDPKKVVDEIEKLADEHDVGFFILADEEPTINRKKFIEFCQELIDRGLPERGILWGINTRVTDVLRDEELLPFYRKAGLIHVSLGTEAAAQLKLDRFNKETTVAQNKKAIELLRNAGIVVEAQFIVGLENETAETLEETYQMAQDWKPDLANWAMYTPWPFSDLFRELKDTVEVYDFEKYNFVTPIIKPQAMDRGELLDRTMSNYRRFYMRKALFSYPWAGTGDRRKYLFGCLKAFLKAGFQRKFYDLGKHGYWGPQTRKKVSENIEKNFDKSRTLSEAQRAEYEEHASKEEIKAARSHKAGTETERTPAEATVQVHRDGVPGKDKQQKAAETDEV